The Pyxidicoccus sp. MSG2 DNA segment GTGGACGCGTTCCTGTCCGAGCTGAAGCTGGACGGGGACACGGAGGTGAAGCGGGACGGGCGCACGCTACCGCTGGCGAAGTGGCTGGGCGAGGAACTGGAGCTGACGAAGCTCAACCGGCCCTTCCTGGAGCGCCACGCAGCGCTGGCGGGCAGCGCGGAGCTGAAGCGGTTGCTGGAGCCATCCGGCGCGGAGGGTTTCCGTGCGCTGCTGGCCAGCCACCAGGTCATCGACCTGCTGCGCGCGCACCGGGCGCCGTGGGGTGCGGCGGAGCTCGTCGCGGCGCTGCGCAAGCTGGCGCCGCGGCTGTACTCGATTGCCTCCAGCCCGAAGCGCGTGGGCGCGGAGGCGCACCTGACGGTGTCGGTGGTGGACTACACGGCCTTCGGCACGCGGCACCTCGGCGCCGCGTCGTCCTACCTCGCCGCGCGGGCGGCCGGGACGGACAAGGTCCGCGTCTTCATCGAACCCAACGAGCGCTTCCGCCTGCCGGAGGATGGCGACAAGGACGTGCTGATGATTGGCCCGGGCACGGGCGTGGCGCCCTTCCGCGCCTTCGTGCAGGAGCGCGCGGAGCTGGGCGCGCGCGGCCGCAACTGGCTCTTCTTCGGCGAGCAGCACTTCCGCACGCAGTTCCTCTACCAGGTGGAGTGGCAGGAGGCCCTGAAGAAGAAGACGCTGCATCGGCTGTCCCTCGCCTTCTCGAGAGATCGCGCGGAGAAGGTCTACGTACAGCACCGCCTGCGCGAGGCCGGGCGCGAGGTCTACGAATGGCTGGACGGCGGCGCCTCCCTCTATGTCTGCGGTGACGCCCAGCGCATGGCCCCGGACGTCCACGCGGCGCTGCTGGACATCGTCTCCACCCACGGCGGGAAGAGCCGTGAGGACGCGGAGGCCTGGCTCCAGGGTCTGCGCGAGCAGCGGCGCTACCTGCGCGACGTCTACTGACCCTTTCCCTTCGTGAGCGACGACATGAGTCACCAGTCCAAGCCTCTGTCCGAGGTGGAGCACATCAAGACGCAGAGCCGCCTCTTGCGCGGCACGCTGGCGGAGAGCCTGGTGGACCCGGTGACGGGCGCCATCGCCACGCCGGACACCAGCCTCATCAAGTTCCACGGCAGCTATCAGCAAGACGACCGGGACATCCGCGAGGAGCGCCGGCAGCAGAAGCTGGAGCCGGCCTACAGCTTCATGCTCCGCACGCGTCTGCCCGGCGGCGTGTGCACGCCGGCCCAGTGGCTGGCCATGGACGCGCTGGCGAGGGAGTTCGCCAACCACACCCTGCGCATCACCACGCGGCAGGCGTTCCAGCTCCATGGCGTCATCAAGGACGACCTCAAGCCCACCATCG contains these protein-coding regions:
- a CDS encoding assimilatory sulfite reductase (NADPH) flavoprotein subunit, with amino-acid sequence MAPPFVTPLLGDEKGALLLKLVEGLDAAALHWLSGYAAGLASRPGSAPVSVAAPVSATPAAAPAVPLTIVYGTQTGNSRLLAERLKHQVESAGLPARLFRASDYPLRELAKEKLLCVVISTQGDGDPPDDSRGFCEHVLGKRAPKLEGLRFAVLGLGDSSYPKFCEVGRALDARFTELGATRLLERADCDVDFEPVATGWLDQAFARAREALEPQAPPIAAVVPLRGAAATPTSSKEAPFAAEVLVNQRITGRGALKDVRHVEVSLEGSGLEYAPGDALGVWPHNPPELVDAFLSELKLDGDTEVKRDGRTLPLAKWLGEELELTKLNRPFLERHAALAGSAELKRLLEPSGAEGFRALLASHQVIDLLRAHRAPWGAAELVAALRKLAPRLYSIASSPKRVGAEAHLTVSVVDYTAFGTRHLGAASSYLAARAAGTDKVRVFIEPNERFRLPEDGDKDVLMIGPGTGVAPFRAFVQERAELGARGRNWLFFGEQHFRTQFLYQVEWQEALKKKTLHRLSLAFSRDRAEKVYVQHRLREAGREVYEWLDGGASLYVCGDAQRMAPDVHAALLDIVSTHGGKSREDAEAWLQGLREQRRYLRDVY